A window of the Ostrea edulis chromosome 1, xbOstEdul1.1, whole genome shotgun sequence genome harbors these coding sequences:
- the LOC125664798 gene encoding uncharacterized protein LOC125664798, with protein sequence MMKPDVTTTVVNKQYSSTAKHCGSVVRDFSKSDAVNVRDYRANSEKWANGRIHSQTGPLSYKVDINGTLWRRHVDQIVGTSKDQPSNSTSIVTADIPFIPSVNTSGTTDKLKDQVTNSGTSATNVEPRRNPTRNRKKPDRLNL encoded by the coding sequence ATGATGAAGCCAGACGTAACTACAACTGTAGTGAACAAACAATATAGTTCTACAGCCAAACATTGTGGTAGTGTTGTTCGAGATTTCTCAAAAAGTGATGCAGTAAATGTGCGCGACTATCGAGCCAACTCAGAAAAGTGGGCTAATGGACGCATTCATTCACAAACTGGACCTTTGTCGTACAAAGTTGACATAAATGGTACCTTATGGAGGAGACACGTTGATCAAATAGTTGGAACATCTAAGGATCAACCCAGCAACTCAACTTCTATAGTGACTGCTGATATTCCGTTTATACCATCCGTTAATACTTCTGGTACTACCGACAAACTTAAGGATCAGGTGACAAATTCAGGAACCAGTGCTACCAATGTTGAGCCACGTCGAAATCCGACAAGAAACCGGAAGAAACCTGACAGACTTAACTTGTGA
- the LOC125664799 gene encoding uncharacterized protein K02A2.6-like yields the protein MRVNVNLNSQAANLDLFVVPHDGPALLGRDWLGKLRLNWQEIKTLRSTTCESTSLNDLLETHKELFSPGIGTLKHIKGSVTVNSDAKPVFLKARTVPYSLRTKVEQELDKLQTDGIIEPVAHSNWATPIVPAIKREKSFQDIKELICSDKVLCHYDPKLPLKLAADASPYGIGSVLSHVFPDGTERPIAFSSRTLNQAEKAYSHIDKEALALYWGYQYDIEFRGTKAHGNADTLSRVQLPSIREPLDDEDPIDLFYSRKFDDLQIRRETQREPVLSQILDCVTRGHFPQDCDDKLKPYYNRKDELNVYQGCVTWGNRVIIPDILREKVITELHSGHIGIVKMKAVARSYVWWPKIDEAIEEICKACYGCKRVQNAPSAAPVHPWNFLPKAWHRLHIDFAGPFHHAMFLIIVDAYSKWPEVFEMKSTTSTATINTLRTLFIKPGKVFQQK from the exons ATGAGAGTGAATGTTAACTTGAATTCACAAGCAGCcaaccttgacctttttgtTGTTCCACATGATGGACCGGCTTTACTTGGAAGAGACTGGCTTGGAAAGCTACGACTCAACTGGCAAGAAATCAAAACCTTGCGCTCAACTACATGTGAATCAACGTCACTGAATGACCTTCTTGAGACACACAAGGAATTGTTTTCACCCGGAATCGGGACGCTCAAACACATTAAAGGATCAGTCACAGTGAATTCTGATGCCAAACCCGTGTTTCTCAAAGCAAGGACAGTTCCTTACTCTTTAAGAACCAAGGTTGAGCAAGAACTGGACAAGTTACAAACAGATGGAATCATCGAACCGGTTGCTCATAGCAACTGGGCTACTCCAATTGTCCCAGccattaag AGAGAGAAATCCTTCCAGGATATCAAGGAACTGATTTGTTCTGACAAAGTTCTTTGTCATTATGACCCGAAACTTCCTCTGAAGTTAGCTGCTGATGCTTCACCCTATGGGATAGGATCGGTACTATCTCATGTCTTCCCAGATGGAACGGAAAGACCAATTGCATTCTCATCGAGAACACTGAACCAAGCAGAGAAAGCTTACTCTCATATCGACAAAGAGGCACTGGCTCTTTATTGGG GATATCAATACGATATAGAGTTTCGAGGAACCAAGGCACATGGCAATGCCGATACACTGTCACGAGTACAACTACCTAGTATTCGTGAACCACTGGATGATGAAGACCCGATAGACTTGTTCTACAGCAGGAAGTTTGATGACTTACAAATTCGTAGAGAAACTCAACGTGAACCAGTTCTGAGTCAAATCTTGGACTGTGTAACACGAGGGCACTTTCCTCAGGATTGTGATGACAAGCTTAAACCATACTACAATCGAAAAGATGAACTCAATGTTTACCAAGGATGTGTCACATGGGGAAATCGTGTGATCATTCCAGATATTCTACGTGAAAAAGTGATAACCGAGCTTCATTCCGGACACATAGGCATTGTCAAAATGAAGGCAGTAGCTAGGTCCTATGTATGGTGGCCTAAGATTGACGAAGCTATCGAGGAAATCTGCAAGGCTTGCTATGGATGTAAGCGAGTCCAGAACGCACCCTCTGCAGCACCTGTTCACCCGTGGAATTTTCTGCCGAAGGCATGGCATCGTTTGCACATCGATTTCGCAGGACCATTTCACCACGCAATGTTTCTCATTATAGTCGATGCATATTCAAAATGGCCAgaagtttttgaaatgaaaagtacTACCAGTACTGCAACAATCAACACTCTACGGACTTTATTTATAAAGCCAGGCAAGGTATTCCAGCAGAAATAG